A genome region from Bradyrhizobium sp. WSM1417 includes the following:
- the leuC gene encoding 3-isopropylmalate dehydratase large subunit, with the protein MSKPTTLYDKIWNDHLVHEAEDGTCLLYIDRHLVHEVTSPQAFEGLRATGRKVHAPEKTLAVVDHNVPTTDRTKPNPDPESIEQIKALADNAKEFGIEYYDEFDKRQGVVHVIGPEQGFTLPGTTIVCGDSHTSTHGAFGALAHGIGTSEVEHVLATQTLIQKKAKNMRVTVDGKLPDGVTGKDIILAIIGEIGTAGGTGYVLEYAGDAIRALSMEGRMTVCNMSIEGGARAGLVAPDQKAFDFLRGRPKAPKGADWDAAMRYWERLRSDEGAHFDHELRLDAAKLPPIVTWGTSPEDVISVTGSVPDPDKIADEAKRLSKHRALKYMGLTAGTKITDIKLDRIFIGSCTNGRIEDLRAAAKIAEGKQVAGGVNAMVVPGSGLVKEQAEAEGLDKIFIKAGFEWREPGCSMCLAMNPDKLAPEERCASTSNRNFEGRQGFKGRTHLVSPAMAAAAAIAGHFVDIREWR; encoded by the coding sequence ATGTCCAAGCCGACCACATTGTACGACAAGATCTGGAACGACCATCTGGTGCACGAAGCCGAGGACGGCACCTGCCTGCTCTATATCGATCGCCATCTGGTGCACGAGGTCACTTCACCGCAGGCGTTCGAAGGCCTGCGCGCCACCGGCCGCAAGGTCCACGCGCCGGAGAAGACACTGGCCGTCGTCGATCACAACGTGCCGACCACCGACCGCACCAAGCCGAACCCCGACCCTGAAAGCATCGAGCAGATCAAGGCACTGGCCGACAACGCCAAGGAATTCGGTATCGAATATTACGACGAGTTCGACAAGCGTCAGGGCGTCGTCCACGTCATCGGTCCCGAGCAGGGCTTCACGCTGCCCGGCACCACCATCGTCTGCGGTGACAGCCACACCTCGACGCATGGTGCGTTCGGCGCGCTCGCGCACGGCATCGGCACGTCGGAAGTCGAGCATGTGCTGGCGACGCAGACGCTGATCCAGAAGAAGGCGAAGAACATGCGCGTCACCGTCGACGGCAAATTGCCTGATGGCGTGACGGGCAAGGACATCATCCTCGCGATCATCGGCGAGATCGGCACCGCGGGCGGCACCGGCTACGTGCTCGAATACGCCGGCGACGCGATTCGCGCGCTCAGCATGGAAGGCCGCATGACGGTCTGCAACATGTCGATCGAAGGCGGCGCGCGCGCCGGACTGGTCGCGCCGGACCAGAAGGCGTTCGACTTCCTGCGCGGCCGCCCGAAGGCGCCGAAGGGCGCGGATTGGGACGCCGCGATGCGTTACTGGGAGCGCTTGCGCTCCGACGAGGGTGCGCATTTCGACCACGAGCTGCGGCTCGATGCGGCAAAGCTGCCGCCGATCGTGACCTGGGGCACTTCGCCTGAGGACGTTATCTCGGTCACCGGCAGCGTGCCCGATCCCGACAAGATCGCGGACGAGGCCAAGCGCCTGTCGAAGCACCGCGCGCTGAAATATATGGGCCTGACCGCGGGGACGAAGATCACCGATATCAAGCTCGACCGCATCTTCATTGGCTCCTGCACCAACGGCCGGATCGAGGATTTGCGCGCCGCCGCCAAGATCGCGGAAGGCAAGCAGGTCGCGGGCGGCGTCAACGCCATGGTCGTGCCGGGCTCCGGCCTCGTGAAGGAGCAGGCCGAGGCTGAAGGTCTGGACAAGATCTTCATCAAGGCCGGCTTCGAATGGCGCGAGCCCGGTTGCTCGATGTGCCTTGCGATGAACCCCGACAAGCTGGCTCCGGAAGAGCGCTGCGCCTCGACCTCGAACCGCAATTTCGAGGGCCGCCAGGGTTTTAAGGGCCGCACCCATCTGGTGTCGCCGGCGATGGCCGCAGCCGCGGCGATCGCGGGTCACTTCGTCGACATCAGGGAGTGGCGGTAA
- the rplS gene encoding 50S ribosomal protein L19, with protein MNLIQQLEKEQFDKLSANKEIPEFGPGDTVIVNVKVVEGDRTRVQAYEGVCIGRSGGGLNESFTVRKISYGEGVERVFPVMSPMIDSIKVVRRGKVRRAKLYYLRNLRGKSARIVEKKQDRPAAAVNE; from the coding sequence ATGAACCTGATCCAACAGCTCGAAAAAGAGCAATTTGACAAGCTCTCCGCCAACAAGGAGATTCCGGAATTCGGCCCCGGCGACACCGTGATCGTCAACGTGAAGGTCGTCGAAGGCGACCGCACCCGCGTGCAGGCCTATGAAGGCGTTTGCATCGGCCGTTCCGGCGGCGGTCTCAACGAGAGCTTCACGGTACGCAAGATTTCGTACGGCGAAGGCGTGGAGCGCGTGTTCCCGGTGATGTCGCCGATGATCGACTCGATCAAGGTGGTGCGTCGCGGCAAGGTGCGTCGCGCCAAGCTCTATTACCTCCGCAACCTTCGCGGCAAGTCGGCCCGCATCGTCGAGAAAAAGCAGGACCGCCCGGCTGCTGCCGTCAACGAGTAA
- the trmD gene encoding tRNA (guanosine(37)-N1)-methyltransferase TrmD, giving the protein MTTSSPWRATVLTLFPEMFPGPLGVSLAGRALAGGLWELEARDIRASATDRHRSVDDTPAGGGPGMVLRADVLAAAIDAAGIGPDRPKLLMSPRGRPLTQARVTDLAKGPGPLIVCGRFEGVDQRVIDGRGLEEVSIGDYVLSGGEIAALALIDACVRLLPGVMGKEASGTEESFSDGLLEYPQYTRPQLFEGTPIPEILTSGDHAKVASWRRAESEALTAARRPDLWAQIPSKAPNRPGRQKTPKNKTDG; this is encoded by the coding sequence ATGACCACCTCCTCACCCTGGCGCGCGACGGTGCTGACGCTGTTTCCGGAGATGTTTCCGGGGCCGCTGGGCGTGAGCCTGGCCGGTCGGGCGCTGGCGGGCGGGCTCTGGGAGCTGGAGGCGCGGGACATTCGCGCCTCGGCCACCGACCGCCATCGCAGCGTCGACGACACCCCGGCCGGCGGCGGGCCGGGCATGGTGCTTCGGGCCGATGTTCTGGCGGCCGCGATTGATGCCGCCGGGATCGGACCGGACCGGCCGAAATTGCTGATGAGCCCGAGGGGTCGGCCATTGACCCAGGCCAGGGTCACGGACCTGGCCAAGGGTCCGGGTCCCCTGATCGTCTGCGGGCGGTTCGAGGGGGTGGACCAACGCGTGATCGACGGGCGGGGCCTGGAAGAGGTCTCGATCGGGGATTACGTGCTCTCCGGGGGCGAAATCGCGGCCCTGGCTCTGATCGACGCCTGTGTTCGGCTGCTGCCGGGCGTGATGGGCAAGGAAGCCTCGGGAACGGAGGAAAGCTTTTCGGACGGTCTGCTCGAATACCCCCAATACACCCGGCCGCAGCTGTTCGAGGGAACCCCGATTCCGGAGATCCTGACCTCCGGCGACCATGCCAAAGTCGCCAGCTGGCGGCGGGCGGAATCCGAGGCCCTGACGGCGGCCCGGCGACCGGATTTGTGGGCTCAAATCCCGAGCAAAGCCCCGAATCGGCCCGGACGCCAAAAAACGCCAAAAAACAAGACAGACGGGTGA
- the rimM gene encoding ribosome maturation factor RimM (Essential for efficient processing of 16S rRNA), giving the protein MPALVCVARIGAAHGVRGAVKLWTFTEDPFAVRSYGLLSSKDGKRQFEVATARPAKDHLVATFKGVTTRDEAERLNGIELYVAREKLPATDEGEYYHTDLIGLAAVTTAGDALGRVLAIHNFGAGDIIEIAPPTGTTMLLPFTDAVVPEVDLTGGRVVIALPEEIAGDDGDDTEEDSSPSRAGLVRNLRTGGRDP; this is encoded by the coding sequence ATGCCGGCGCTGGTCTGCGTCGCGCGGATCGGCGCCGCGCATGGTGTGCGCGGCGCGGTCAAACTGTGGACCTTCACGGAAGATCCATTTGCCGTGCGGAGCTACGGTCTGCTCTCGTCCAAGGACGGCAAGCGCCAATTCGAGGTTGCAACGGCGCGCCCGGCCAAGGATCATCTGGTTGCGACGTTCAAGGGCGTCACGACCCGCGATGAGGCCGAGCGCCTCAACGGCATCGAGCTCTACGTCGCGCGCGAAAAGCTGCCCGCGACGGACGAGGGCGAATATTACCACACCGATCTGATCGGGCTCGCCGCCGTCACCACGGCCGGCGATGCGCTCGGCCGCGTGCTCGCGATCCACAATTTCGGCGCCGGTGACATCATCGAGATTGCTCCGCCGACAGGCACGACGATGCTGCTGCCGTTTACGGACGCGGTGGTGCCGGAGGTCGATCTCACGGGCGGCCGCGTCGTGATCGCGCTGCCGGAGGAGATCGCGGGCGATGACGGCGATGACACCGAGGAGGATTCCTCCCCGAGTCGTGCCGGCCTAGTGCGCAACTTGCGCACGGGGGGCCGGGACCCATAA
- the rpsP gene encoding 30S ribosomal protein S16, giving the protein MSVVIRLARAGTKKRPVYHVVVADSRFPRDGRFIERLGYFNPLLPKDNETRLKLDMDKVKAWLAKGAQPSDRVSRFLDAAGVKKREVRNNPEKAVPRKERKAQAEAAAKG; this is encoded by the coding sequence ATGTCCGTCGTTATCCGTCTCGCCCGCGCCGGCACCAAGAAGCGCCCCGTCTATCACGTCGTCGTCGCCGATTCGCGCTTTCCCCGCGATGGCCGCTTCATCGAGCGTCTCGGCTATTTCAATCCGCTGCTGCCGAAGGACAACGAGACCCGTCTGAAGCTCGACATGGACAAGGTGAAGGCCTGGCTTGCCAAGGGCGCGCAGCCGTCGGACCGCGTGTCGCGCTTCCTCGACGCCGCCGGCGTCAAGAAGCGCGAAGTGCGCAACAATCCGGAGAAGGCCGTGCCGCGCAAGGAGCGCAAGGCGCAGGCCGAAGCCGCCGCGAAGGGTTAA
- the ffh gene encoding signal recognition particle protein → MFDNLSERLGGILDRLTGRGALTEKDVDAAMREVRRALLEADVALEVVRSFTERVREQAIGATVVKSVTPGQMVVKIVHDELINTLGAESQTIDINSVPPVPIMMVGLQGSGKTTTTAKLARRMVQRDKRKVLMASLDIYRPAAMEQLAVLGRDLDIPTLPIVAGQQPAQIAKRALEAGKLGGYDVVLLDTAGRTTLDEEMMAEAAAIKAAANPHEVLLVADSLTGQDAVNLARAFDERVGLTGIVLTRVDGDGRGGAALSMRAVTGKPIKLLGTGEKTDALEDFHPDRIAGRILGMGDVVSLVERAAANIDAEKAARTAERMRKGQFDLNDMREQLSQMANMGGISGLMGMMPGIAKMKNQIAAAGIDDKILKRQVAVIDSMTRDERRHPDLLKASRKKRIAAGSGQSVEQVNKLLKMHRNMADMMKAMGSGKRGPLAGIAQAMGFGGGMKPPSPEEMKALQEKMQGGGGQGLPSLPKDLPPGLRQGLPNVPGLTGLSGKPMLPGLGGFPGKKK, encoded by the coding sequence TTGTTCGACAATCTGTCGGAACGGCTTGGCGGCATTCTCGATCGTCTGACGGGGCGCGGTGCGCTGACCGAAAAGGACGTCGACGCCGCCATGCGCGAGGTGCGCCGCGCACTGCTGGAAGCCGACGTCGCGTTAGAGGTGGTGCGCAGCTTCACCGAGCGGGTCCGCGAGCAGGCGATCGGCGCCACCGTCGTCAAGTCGGTGACGCCAGGCCAGATGGTGGTCAAGATCGTCCACGACGAGTTGATCAACACGCTCGGCGCCGAAAGCCAGACCATCGACATCAATTCCGTGCCGCCGGTGCCGATCATGATGGTCGGCCTGCAAGGCTCCGGCAAGACCACCACGACCGCAAAGCTCGCCCGTCGCATGGTCCAGCGCGACAAGCGCAAGGTGCTGATGGCCTCGCTCGACATCTACCGTCCCGCGGCGATGGAGCAGCTGGCCGTCCTGGGCCGCGATCTCGACATTCCGACGCTGCCGATCGTCGCCGGCCAGCAGCCGGCGCAGATCGCGAAGCGCGCGCTCGAGGCCGGCAAGCTCGGCGGCTACGACGTCGTGCTGCTCGACACCGCCGGCCGCACCACGCTCGACGAAGAGATGATGGCGGAAGCGGCAGCCATCAAAGCCGCCGCCAATCCGCATGAAGTGCTGCTGGTGGCGGACAGCCTCACCGGCCAGGACGCCGTCAACCTCGCCCGCGCCTTCGACGAGCGCGTCGGCCTCACCGGCATCGTGCTGACACGAGTCGACGGCGACGGCCGCGGCGGCGCCGCGCTGTCGATGCGCGCGGTCACCGGCAAGCCGATCAAGCTGCTCGGCACCGGTGAAAAGACCGACGCGCTGGAGGATTTCCATCCCGACCGTATCGCCGGCCGCATCCTCGGCATGGGCGACGTGGTGTCGCTGGTCGAACGCGCCGCCGCCAACATCGATGCCGAAAAGGCCGCGCGCACCGCCGAGCGGATGCGCAAGGGTCAGTTCGACCTCAACGACATGCGCGAGCAGCTGTCGCAGATGGCCAATATGGGCGGCATCAGCGGCCTAATGGGCATGATGCCCGGCATCGCCAAGATGAAGAACCAGATCGCGGCCGCCGGCATCGACGACAAGATCTTGAAGCGCCAGGTCGCGGTAATCGATTCCATGACGCGCGACGAGCGCCGTCATCCCGATTTGCTCAAGGCCAGCCGCAAGAAGCGCATCGCGGCGGGTTCCGGCCAGAGCGTCGAGCAGGTCAACAAGTTGCTGAAGATGCACCGGAACATGGCCGACATGATGAAGGCCATGGGCTCCGGCAAGCGCGGTCCGCTCGCCGGCATCGCGCAGGCGATGGGTTTTGGCGGCGGCATGAAGCCGCCTTCGCCGGAAGAGATGAAGGCGCTGCAGGAAAAGATGCAGGGTGGCGGCGGACAAGGTCTGCCCAGCCTGCCGAAGGATTTACCGCCCGGGCTGCGCCAGGGTCTGCCGAACGTTCCGGGCCTGACCGGGCTGAGCGGCAAGCCGATGCTGCCGGGCCTCGGCGGTTTCCCCGGCAAGAAGAAATGA
- a CDS encoding MBL fold metallo-hydrolase: MPITRRRFFGLLAGAGALVGVPSLWMSRMKTYDGPVSDHFDGLNFFDPDGVPPKSLREVLRWQFGGKRQRASWPDWAPSPHADTPPDRVDGDKVRLSFVGHASWLIQTGGLNILVDPVWSTRVSPVSFAGPKRHNDPGIAFEKLPKIDVVLVSHGHYDHLDMATLSRLAKNFAPRVVTPLGNDVTMRSTDGTIKVEAFDWHDRIELGGGIAVTLVPTRHWSARGMFDRNKALWASFVLETPAGKIYVVCDSGYGDGGHFRRVADKHGPLRLAILPIGAYEPRWFMRDQHMNPEDAVKALADCGAQAALGHHHGTFQLTDEAIDAPAKALVEALDAAKVPQERFVAMKPGQVVEI; this comes from the coding sequence GTGCCGATCACCCGCCGCCGCTTTTTCGGACTGCTCGCCGGGGCCGGCGCGTTGGTCGGCGTGCCCTCCCTTTGGATGTCCCGCATGAAAACCTATGACGGCCCGGTCTCCGACCATTTCGACGGCCTGAACTTCTTCGATCCGGACGGCGTGCCGCCGAAATCGCTTCGTGAGGTCCTGCGCTGGCAATTCGGCGGCAAGCGGCAGCGCGCGAGCTGGCCGGATTGGGCGCCGAGCCCCCATGCCGACACCCCGCCGGACCGCGTCGACGGCGACAAGGTGCGGCTCTCTTTCGTCGGCCACGCCAGCTGGCTGATCCAGACCGGCGGCCTCAATATTCTCGTCGATCCCGTCTGGTCGACGCGGGTCTCGCCCGTCAGCTTTGCCGGGCCGAAGCGGCACAACGATCCCGGCATTGCGTTCGAGAAGCTGCCGAAGATCGATGTCGTGCTGGTCTCGCACGGCCATTACGATCATCTCGACATGGCGACGCTGTCGCGGCTCGCCAAGAATTTTGCCCCGCGTGTGGTGACCCCGCTCGGCAATGACGTCACGATGCGCAGCACCGATGGGACGATCAAGGTGGAAGCGTTCGACTGGCACGATCGCATCGAGCTCGGCGGCGGTATCGCCGTGACGCTGGTGCCGACCCGGCATTGGTCGGCGCGCGGCATGTTCGATCGCAACAAGGCGCTGTGGGCGAGCTTCGTGCTGGAGACGCCGGCGGGGAAAATCTACGTCGTCTGCGATTCCGGCTATGGCGATGGCGGGCATTTCCGCCGCGTCGCGGACAAACACGGCCCGTTGCGCTTGGCGATCCTCCCGATCGGCGCCTACGAGCCGCGCTGGTTCATGCGCGACCAGCACATGAATCCGGAAGACGCGGTGAAGGCGCTCGCGGATTGCGGCGCGCAAGCCGCACTCGGGCATCACCACGGCACGTTTCAGCTGACCGATGAAGCAATCGATGCGCCGGCGAAGGCGCTGGTCGAGGCGCTCGATGCCGCGAAGGTTCCGCAGGAGCGGTTTGTCGCGATGAAGCCGGGGCAGGTGGTGGAGATCTGA
- a CDS encoding SIMPL domain-containing protein, whose translation MKKPAILLTSLVTSFAAALPATPALADDFPSAISVSGEATISAAPDLAQIDAGVANDAKSAKEASDANNAAMGKVLLALKGAGIDEKDYQTSRLSLQPQYGQNKSSGASPVVGFRASNRVTVKIRDVTKVAAIIDTLVGAGANDIGNISFEVTQASKLLDDAREKAVADARRKAEIYAKATGVTLGAPLSVSEGGAPMPLFKGRMAAAPMAAPQAAVAPGEETLAVTVNVSWAIKQGP comes from the coding sequence ATGAAAAAGCCTGCCATCCTTTTGACCTCCCTTGTCACGTCCTTTGCCGCCGCGCTGCCGGCAACGCCTGCGCTTGCCGACGATTTTCCGTCCGCGATTTCGGTGAGCGGCGAAGCCACGATCTCCGCCGCGCCTGATCTCGCGCAGATCGACGCCGGCGTCGCCAACGACGCCAAGTCGGCGAAGGAAGCCTCCGACGCCAACAACGCCGCGATGGGCAAGGTGCTGCTGGCGCTGAAGGGCGCAGGCATTGACGAGAAGGATTACCAGACCTCGCGGCTGTCGCTGCAGCCGCAATACGGCCAGAACAAATCCAGCGGTGCCTCACCCGTGGTCGGCTTCCGCGCCTCAAACCGCGTCACCGTGAAGATCCGCGACGTGACCAAGGTCGCCGCCATCATCGACACGCTGGTCGGCGCCGGCGCCAACGATATCGGCAACATCTCCTTCGAGGTGACGCAGGCCTCGAAACTGCTCGACGATGCCCGCGAGAAGGCGGTCGCAGACGCCCGCCGCAAAGCGGAGATCTACGCCAAGGCCACCGGCGTCACGCTCGGCGCGCCGCTCAGCGTGTCCGAAGGCGGCGCCCCGATGCCGCTGTTCAAGGGACGCATGGCCGCAGCGCCGATGGCCGCACCGCAGGCCGCGGTCGCGCCGGGCGAGGAAACGCTGGCGGTGACGGTGAATGTGAGCTGGGCGATCAAGCAGGGGCCGTAG
- a CDS encoding GyrI-like domain-containing protein → MFRFRRLALAALIPAAALSFGLSATLAQTPSPAPAASASPSPAPSASPSPAASAAPAATPSPAASASPSPSMSPATSPATSPSPAASASPSPATPPPAAAATPAPVQTADPFGQETTLEPKKVVMVKGTANWDSAFDTLIDAFKALNTLLDKQGIKHAGNSMIVYTSTDDTGFTFLAEIPVEQDPKNLPKDMSVGKSPEGKALKFVHRGSYDNMDNTYEAITNHLDDKKLEAKDTFIEEYLTDPLKTAEDKLVINVFVPLK, encoded by the coding sequence ATGTTCAGGTTTCGTCGTCTCGCTTTGGCCGCGCTGATTCCGGCAGCGGCCTTGTCGTTTGGTCTGTCGGCCACGCTGGCCCAAACGCCGAGCCCGGCGCCGGCCGCATCAGCGAGCCCCTCGCCGGCCCCGTCGGCTTCGCCCTCCCCGGCCGCGAGCGCTGCACCCGCGGCCACGCCCTCGCCGGCGGCCAGCGCCTCCCCAAGCCCCTCAATGTCGCCTGCAACCTCCCCTGCAACCTCGCCTTCGCCCGCAGCCAGCGCCTCACCCAGCCCGGCCACTCCGCCCCCGGCTGCGGCCGCGACGCCGGCTCCCGTGCAGACGGCCGATCCCTTCGGCCAGGAGACCACGCTCGAGCCCAAGAAGGTCGTGATGGTCAAGGGCACTGCCAATTGGGACTCGGCCTTCGACACGCTGATCGACGCCTTCAAGGCGCTGAACACGCTGCTGGACAAGCAGGGCATCAAGCACGCCGGCAATTCGATGATCGTCTACACCTCGACCGACGATACCGGCTTCACCTTCCTAGCCGAGATCCCGGTCGAGCAGGACCCGAAGAACCTGCCCAAGGACATGAGCGTCGGCAAATCGCCGGAGGGCAAGGCGCTGAAATTCGTCCATCGCGGCTCCTACGACAACATGGACAACACCTATGAGGCGATCACCAATCACCTCGACGACAAGAAGCTGGAAGCCAAGGACACCTTCATCGAGGAGTACCTCACCGATCCCCTGAAGACGGCGGAGGACAAGCTCGTGATCAATGTATTCGTGCCGCTGAAGTGA
- the dapF gene encoding diaminopimelate epimerase — translation MSALANHAFAKMNGIGNEIVVVDMRDSTSKITPDDARAVASARGGVPYDQLMVLQKPRFAGTEAFISIYNCDGSEAGACGNGMRCVVRRVFEKTGQTNATFETAAGLLNAWQGPAPDLYTVDMGAPKFGWQDIPLDQEFRDTRYIELQIGPIDNPILHSPSVVSMGNPHAIFWVDDVNAYDLERFGPLLENHPIFPERANITLAHIVDPQHITIRTWERGAGLTRACGSAACATAVAAARLKRAGRNVEITLPGGKLGIEWRERDDHVLMTGTATFEYEGRFDPALFAPVG, via the coding sequence ATGAGCGCGTTGGCCAACCACGCATTTGCCAAGATGAACGGCATCGGCAACGAGATCGTCGTTGTCGACATGCGCGATTCCACCTCAAAGATCACCCCGGACGATGCCCGCGCAGTGGCATCGGCCCGAGGCGGCGTGCCCTACGACCAGCTCATGGTGCTGCAGAAGCCGCGCTTCGCCGGCACCGAGGCCTTCATCAGCATCTACAACTGTGACGGCTCCGAGGCCGGCGCCTGCGGCAACGGCATGCGCTGCGTGGTGCGCCGCGTCTTCGAGAAGACCGGCCAGACCAATGCAACGTTCGAGACGGCCGCGGGCCTGCTCAATGCCTGGCAGGGTCCGGCGCCGGATCTTTATACGGTGGACATGGGCGCGCCAAAGTTCGGCTGGCAGGACATTCCGCTCGACCAGGAATTCCGCGACACCCGCTACATCGAATTGCAGATCGGTCCGATCGACAATCCGATCCTGCATTCGCCCTCGGTGGTCAGCATGGGCAATCCGCATGCGATCTTCTGGGTCGATGACGTCAATGCCTACGACCTCGAGCGTTTTGGTCCGCTGCTGGAAAACCACCCGATCTTCCCCGAGCGCGCCAACATCACGCTCGCCCATATCGTCGATCCCCAGCACATCACGATCCGCACCTGGGAACGCGGCGCCGGCCTGACCAGGGCCTGCGGCTCGGCCGCATGTGCCACGGCGGTCGCGGCGGCGCGGCTGAAACGCGCCGGGCGCAATGTCGAGATCACGCTGCCCGGCGGCAAGCTCGGGATCGAATGGCGCGAGCGCGACGATCACGTGCTGATGACGGGCACGGCGACCTTTGAATATGAGGGCCGTTTCGATCCGGCGCTGTTCGCGCCGGTCGGCTGA
- the mtaB gene encoding tRNA (N(6)-L-threonylcarbamoyladenosine(37)-C(2))-methylthiotransferase MtaB, protein MGVDIVTFGCRLNTFEAEVIRREAEGAGLSDTIVINSCAVTNEAVAQARQSIRKLKRERPGARIVVTGCAAQTQSGMFAEMAEVDRVVGNDDKMRSSAWREARAAFDLGASEKTAVSDIMAVKEMAPHLIDGFASGLPRVFVQVQNGCDHRCTFCIIPFGRGNSRSVPMGAVVDQVRALAERGHAEIVLTGVDLTSYGTDLPGAPKLGLLTKQILRHVPELRRLRISSIDSIEADSDLLDAIAEDSRLMPHLHLSLQSGDDMILKRMKRRHTRGDAIAFCDQVRRLRPDIALGADIIAGFPTETEEMFSRSLDLVEQCGLTFLHVFPYSPRPGTPAARMPQVAGVAIKQRAKRLRSVGEAALLQRLQAEMGATREVLIESDGQGRTEHYLPVAIASERIGSVVPLRIAGRDGARLTT, encoded by the coding sequence ATGGGCGTCGATATCGTCACCTTCGGCTGTCGCCTCAACACGTTCGAGGCCGAGGTGATCCGCCGCGAGGCGGAAGGCGCGGGCCTTTCAGATACCATCGTCATCAATAGCTGCGCCGTCACCAACGAAGCGGTGGCGCAGGCGCGCCAGTCAATCCGCAAATTGAAGCGCGAGCGGCCGGGTGCGCGCATCGTCGTCACCGGTTGCGCGGCGCAGACGCAAAGCGGCATGTTCGCCGAGATGGCCGAGGTCGATCGCGTCGTCGGCAATGACGACAAGATGCGGTCGTCCGCATGGCGCGAGGCGCGTGCGGCGTTCGATCTCGGTGCGAGCGAAAAAACCGCCGTCAGCGACATCATGGCGGTGAAGGAGATGGCGCCGCATCTCATCGACGGCTTTGCGAGCGGCCTGCCACGCGTGTTCGTGCAGGTGCAGAACGGCTGCGACCATCGCTGCACTTTCTGCATCATTCCGTTCGGGCGCGGCAATTCGCGCTCGGTGCCGATGGGCGCGGTGGTCGATCAGGTGCGGGCATTGGCCGAGCGCGGCCATGCCGAGATCGTGCTGACCGGCGTCGACCTCACCAGTTACGGCACCGACTTGCCGGGCGCGCCGAAACTCGGCCTGCTGACGAAGCAGATCTTGCGGCATGTGCCGGAGCTGAGGCGCCTGCGCATCTCCTCGATCGATTCGATCGAGGCGGACAGCGATCTGTTGGATGCCATTGCTGAGGATTCGCGGCTGATGCCGCATCTGCACCTGTCGCTGCAGTCCGGCGACGACATGATCTTGAAGCGCATGAAGCGGCGGCATACGCGCGGCGACGCCATCGCGTTCTGCGATCAGGTCCGCCGGCTGCGCCCGGATATCGCGCTGGGGGCCGACATCATCGCGGGCTTTCCGACCGAGACAGAGGAGATGTTCTCGCGCTCGCTCGATCTGGTCGAGCAATGCGGCCTGACGTTCCTCCACGTCTTCCCCTATTCGCCGCGTCCCGGCACGCCGGCCGCGCGGATGCCGCAGGTCGCGGGCGTTGCAATCAAGCAGCGGGCGAAGCGGCTGCGCTCGGTCGGTGAGGCCGCGCTTCTGCAGCGGCTGCAAGCCGAGATGGGCGCCACGCGTGAGGTGCTGATCGAGAGCGACGGTCAGGGACGGACGGAGCATTATCTGCCGGTGGCGATCGCAAGTGAGCGTATCGGCAGCGTCGTGCCGCTGCGGATCGCCGGTCGTGATGGCGCGCGGCTGACGACATAA